In Capillimicrobium parvum, a genomic segment contains:
- a CDS encoding MMPL family transporter: MNERHTPTSRRALGLFGRLGRWSAHHRRAVFVAWAVLILALGAFAPRAEHALSGGGWQADGSESVAARSLIDRHFGGEGSYALAVVVSSRAHAAGDPVFRHAVAAAARVLRDEPAVAAVTLPQPGRSVSRDGHVAVVRGGAGAGTAEMVRAASRVERRLAVAGSPGVQLALTGSPALWSQFNDENKTAMLRSEVMSWPLTMVVLLIAFGSLAAAGIPLLLAISGLVATAGALWLGTRVTGITIWAMNFALMFALAVGIDYALFVVVRFRSALRSGLQPIDAVGETMDTAGKAVVVSGLAVLASLSAVILVPSQPFRTSVFGILLAVGLVLAMSLTLLPAVLATLGSRIDRFALPWAGAVQHRSERFARWGRLVARRPVLVGALAAGVLVALALPVLHLHTAMPNAGVLTRHASARVASERLQQGFGPGAPAELQVVAPRAAAGRVQHALERGPGVAAVLPPQQAGRFALLRVQPSSDDPGALIERMRQQLPAGALTGGAAAEAHDLERVLRGRTPLVFALVSAIGFLLLLTIVRAPLAAAFAVLLNLLATAATFGVATLIFQDGGGEGLLGFHSQGFVDAWAPVFFFCLSFALAMDYTVFLLISVREELERTGDARAALVEGLARSGRVINAAGAVMVVVFFTFAMSGPLPPKEMGVILGVAVLLDTVLVRLALLPAVLRLLGDRAWWVPTFVERWLPHLRLRDAQPEPAGSVAVEHGGAPC, encoded by the coding sequence ATGAACGAACGGCACACACCCACATCGCGCCGGGCGCTCGGGCTCTTCGGACGCCTGGGCCGCTGGTCGGCGCACCACCGCCGCGCGGTCTTCGTCGCGTGGGCGGTGCTCATCCTCGCTCTCGGCGCCTTCGCCCCGCGGGCCGAGCACGCCCTCTCCGGCGGCGGCTGGCAGGCGGACGGCTCGGAGTCCGTTGCCGCCCGCAGCCTGATCGACCGGCACTTCGGTGGCGAGGGCAGCTACGCGTTGGCCGTCGTCGTCAGCTCCCGCGCGCACGCAGCGGGCGATCCGGTGTTTCGTCACGCAGTGGCAGCCGCGGCGCGGGTGCTGCGCGACGAGCCGGCGGTGGCGGCGGTGACGTTGCCGCAGCCGGGCCGGTCGGTCTCGCGTGACGGGCACGTGGCGGTCGTGCGCGGCGGCGCGGGCGCCGGCACGGCGGAGATGGTGCGGGCGGCGAGCCGTGTCGAGCGGCGCCTCGCGGTCGCCGGGTCACCCGGCGTCCAGTTGGCGCTCACCGGGTCGCCCGCGTTGTGGTCGCAGTTCAACGACGAGAACAAGACGGCGATGCTGCGGTCCGAGGTCATGTCGTGGCCGCTCACGATGGTCGTGCTCCTGATCGCGTTCGGCTCACTCGCGGCGGCGGGCATCCCGCTGCTGCTCGCGATCTCCGGCCTCGTGGCGACGGCGGGCGCGCTCTGGCTCGGCACCCGGGTGACCGGGATCACGATCTGGGCCATGAACTTCGCCCTCATGTTCGCCCTCGCGGTGGGGATCGACTACGCCCTGTTCGTCGTCGTGCGCTTCCGGTCCGCCCTCCGCTCGGGACTCCAGCCGATCGACGCGGTGGGGGAGACGATGGACACGGCCGGCAAGGCGGTGGTCGTCAGCGGGCTGGCCGTCCTGGCCTCCCTGTCCGCGGTGATCCTCGTGCCGAGCCAGCCGTTCCGGACCAGCGTGTTCGGCATCCTGCTGGCCGTCGGGCTCGTGCTTGCCATGTCGCTCACGCTCCTGCCCGCGGTGCTGGCGACGCTCGGTTCGCGCATCGACCGCTTCGCCCTGCCATGGGCCGGTGCGGTCCAGCACCGTAGCGAGCGCTTCGCCCGCTGGGGCCGCCTCGTGGCCCGCCGGCCCGTGCTCGTGGGCGCGCTCGCGGCCGGGGTGCTGGTCGCTCTCGCGCTGCCCGTGCTGCACCTGCACACCGCCATGCCGAATGCCGGCGTCCTGACCCGCCACGCGAGCGCGCGCGTCGCGTCCGAGCGCCTCCAGCAGGGCTTCGGGCCCGGGGCGCCCGCCGAGCTGCAGGTCGTCGCGCCCCGCGCCGCCGCCGGCCGGGTCCAGCACGCGCTCGAACGCGGTCCGGGAGTCGCGGCGGTCCTGCCGCCGCAGCAGGCCGGACGCTTCGCGCTGCTTCGCGTGCAGCCGTCGAGCGACGACCCCGGGGCGCTCATCGAGCGCATGCGCCAGCAGCTCCCCGCGGGCGCGCTCACCGGCGGAGCCGCCGCGGAGGCCCACGACCTCGAGCGCGTGCTGCGGGGCCGGACGCCGCTCGTCTTCGCCCTCGTGTCGGCGATCGGCTTCCTGCTCCTGCTGACCATCGTCCGTGCGCCGCTCGCCGCCGCGTTCGCGGTGTTGCTGAACCTCCTCGCGACGGCGGCGACGTTCGGCGTCGCCACGCTGATCTTCCAGGACGGTGGCGGCGAGGGCCTGCTGGGCTTCCATTCACAGGGCTTCGTCGACGCGTGGGCGCCGGTGTTCTTCTTCTGCCTGAGCTTCGCCCTCGCCATGGACTACACGGTGTTCCTGCTGATCTCCGTGCGCGAGGAGCTCGAGCGCACCGGCGACGCGCGCGCCGCGCTCGTCGAAGGTCTGGCCCGCTCCGGGCGCGTCATCAACGCCGCGGGCGCGGTGATGGTCGTGGTCTTCTTCACGTTCGCCATGTCGGGCCCGCTTCCGCCGAAGGAGATGGGCGTGATCCTCGGTGTCGCCGTGCTGCTCGACACGGTGCTGGTGCGCCTGGCGCTGCTGCCCGCGGTGCTGCGGCTGCTCGGCGACCGCGCCTGGTGGGTCCCCACCTTCGTCGAACGGTGGCTTCCCCATCTTCGCCTCCGCGACGCCCAGCCGGAGCCGGCGGGTTCGGTGGCCGTGGAGCACGGGGGCGCTCCCTGTTGA
- a CDS encoding helix-turn-helix domain-containing protein, which produces MQPAQPVPGPVEDLLRRLLAAGTVGAAAQAAVDTVCDALQVEVSWSGIIEENSLTMAAYNGLHTTEMAALWRLEIGHGIGGRVAQEGRTIRVRDYRRDPRRVPVMKHLIDGEHLRSSICAPLVCGSEILGVLYAAERFSRDWTDDEVRFVTSVGRDTGVALSLIRRHRQDRLESEDAVRSARERARSIDAVKVLAGTLAGADDIGPGIAVLACHLGMHIELLNSDRELLREAPQPGGGTAHVRFETAVGEELPALLRVRGDRDLDATERELVEVCSGLIALQLLRERAALQMELRVHGELFDDLLEGRVDDHLRLLERAALLGVDLKAPRYVACIGPHVGEGGECDDTHAAFSRGALDRLEHDLGRHCPRAILMPRRGEVVALLEPEKTARKKVDEALRLVVGSTAETGALAAGLGRMCVGLGDYEDSYAEARMALNLARRRWRAGEVLSPADLGFYGLVGRASTRQSLESMVASALGPLLEADAAGASAYVKTLDVYLASDRRLERTANDLHVHPNTVRYRLTKIQEMLGVSLRDVEERFLLELALRVRAALDQQ; this is translated from the coding sequence ATGCAGCCGGCACAGCCTGTCCCGGGACCGGTCGAGGACCTGCTTCGCCGGCTCTTGGCCGCCGGCACGGTGGGCGCCGCCGCTCAGGCGGCTGTGGACACCGTCTGCGACGCGCTGCAGGTCGAGGTCAGCTGGAGCGGGATCATCGAGGAGAACTCGCTGACGATGGCCGCGTACAACGGCCTGCACACGACCGAGATGGCCGCGCTGTGGCGTCTGGAGATCGGACACGGCATCGGCGGGAGGGTCGCGCAGGAGGGACGGACGATCCGGGTTCGGGACTACCGGCGCGATCCGCGTCGCGTTCCCGTGATGAAACACCTCATCGACGGCGAGCATCTGCGGTCGTCGATCTGCGCTCCGCTGGTCTGCGGCTCCGAGATCCTCGGGGTCCTGTACGCAGCCGAGCGCTTCTCCCGGGACTGGACGGACGACGAGGTGCGCTTCGTCACGAGCGTCGGACGTGACACGGGCGTGGCGCTTTCGCTGATCAGGCGACACCGCCAGGATCGGCTGGAGTCGGAGGACGCCGTTCGATCGGCGCGAGAGCGAGCGAGGAGCATCGACGCAGTCAAGGTCCTGGCCGGCACCCTGGCCGGCGCCGACGACATTGGACCGGGGATCGCGGTGCTGGCGTGCCACCTCGGCATGCACATCGAGCTGCTGAACTCGGACCGCGAGTTGTTGCGCGAGGCGCCCCAGCCGGGCGGCGGCACGGCCCACGTGCGGTTCGAGACGGCGGTCGGAGAGGAGCTGCCCGCGTTGCTGCGAGTCCGCGGCGACCGGGACCTGGACGCGACCGAGCGGGAGCTGGTGGAGGTGTGCAGCGGCCTCATAGCGCTGCAGTTGCTGCGTGAGCGCGCCGCCCTCCAGATGGAGCTACGGGTCCACGGCGAGCTCTTCGACGACCTGCTCGAAGGGCGGGTCGATGATCACCTCCGGCTGCTGGAACGTGCCGCCCTGCTCGGCGTCGATCTCAAGGCCCCCCGGTACGTCGCCTGCATCGGACCGCATGTCGGCGAGGGCGGCGAATGCGACGACACGCACGCGGCGTTCAGCCGGGGCGCGCTCGACCGACTGGAGCACGACCTCGGCCGTCACTGCCCCCGTGCCATCCTCATGCCGCGGCGTGGTGAGGTGGTCGCGCTGCTGGAGCCGGAGAAGACAGCCCGCAAGAAGGTCGATGAAGCCCTGCGGCTCGTCGTTGGCTCGACCGCCGAGACGGGGGCCCTGGCCGCGGGGCTCGGGCGGATGTGTGTCGGCCTCGGCGACTACGAGGACTCGTACGCCGAGGCCCGGATGGCCCTGAACCTCGCACGGCGACGGTGGCGAGCGGGCGAGGTCCTCTCGCCGGCAGATCTCGGGTTCTACGGGCTGGTGGGCCGCGCCTCGACGCGGCAGTCGCTCGAGTCGATGGTGGCGAGCGCGCTCGGGCCACTGCTCGAGGCGGATGCCGCCGGGGCGTCGGCGTACGTCAAGACGCTCGATGTGTACCTCGCCAGCGACCGGCGCCTCGAGAGGACTGCGAACGACCTGCACGTGCACCCCAACACGGTCCGCTACCGCCTGACGAAGATCCAGGAGATGCTCGGCGTGAGCCTACGCGACGTCGAGGAGCGCTTCCTGCTCGAGCTCGCCCTCCGTGTCCGCGCTGCGCTCGATCAGCAATAG
- a CDS encoding LacI family DNA-binding transcriptional regulator: protein MGASSMEPRATIRDVAAAAGVSPATVSLALNGRGTVKPETAERVAAAAEELGYRASRIARALRTSRTGTLALVLSSVEAASDRPEELSFDAYMHVIRAATATALHNDHRLLISPPLRSYQDLEDLAVDGAILCDTVPGDGQLEFCRRLDKPVVTIERDPDHPDHRWHVNSDNAQCMRVLLDHLHASGARRIALLTSGWGNAWTVDSLRGYLAWTQEHGLEPIVDAANGTAAELTACERAGVLLDGPRAPDAIIGLPERYAGEVMRAARARGLSVPGDLLVATGIDSIDARQGHPPVTALDLDPAEVGRAAVELLLSRIRGEDAEAPVTIPAVLRVRESSAFIGA from the coding sequence ATGGGCGCCTCGTCCATGGAGCCTCGCGCGACGATCCGGGACGTCGCCGCCGCCGCGGGCGTCTCGCCCGCGACGGTGTCGCTCGCCCTCAACGGCCGGGGCACCGTGAAGCCGGAGACCGCGGAGCGCGTGGCGGCCGCGGCCGAGGAGCTCGGTTACCGGGCGAGCCGGATCGCCCGGGCGCTGCGCACGTCGCGCACCGGCACGCTGGCGCTGGTGCTCTCGAGCGTTGAGGCGGCGAGCGACCGCCCCGAGGAGCTCAGCTTCGACGCCTACATGCACGTCATCCGCGCCGCAACCGCGACCGCCCTGCACAACGACCACCGGCTGCTGATCTCACCGCCGCTGCGCTCGTACCAGGACCTCGAGGACCTCGCGGTGGACGGCGCCATCCTGTGCGACACGGTCCCCGGCGATGGGCAGCTCGAGTTCTGCCGGCGCTTGGACAAGCCGGTCGTGACGATCGAGCGCGATCCCGACCACCCGGACCACCGCTGGCACGTCAACTCCGACAACGCCCAATGCATGCGCGTGTTGCTCGACCACCTGCACGCGTCGGGCGCGCGGCGGATCGCCCTGCTGACCTCGGGCTGGGGCAACGCCTGGACGGTCGACTCTCTTCGCGGCTACCTCGCCTGGACTCAGGAGCACGGCCTCGAACCGATCGTCGATGCGGCCAACGGGACGGCCGCAGAGCTGACTGCCTGCGAGCGAGCCGGCGTGCTGCTCGATGGCCCGCGCGCCCCCGACGCGATCATCGGCCTACCGGAGCGTTACGCGGGCGAGGTCATGCGGGCGGCCAGGGCGCGTGGGCTCTCGGTGCCCGGCGACCTGCTCGTCGCGACCGGGATCGACAGCATCGATGCACGCCAGGGCCACCCACCGGTGACGGCGCTCGATCTCGATCCGGCTGAGGTCGGCCGCGCCGCCGTGGAGCTCCTCTTGAGCCGCATCCGTGGCGAGGATGCCGAGGCGCCGGTGACCATCCCGGCGGTGCTGCGGGTGCGAGAGAGCAGCGCCTTCATCGGTGCCTAG
- a CDS encoding type II toxin-antitoxin system Phd/YefM family antitoxin, translated as MEVTVQEAKTQLSRLLRRVEAGEEIVIRRGREPVAMLVRVPTRPGKRQIWGDLEGAMAADFDETPADFDPYA; from the coding sequence ATGGAAGTGACGGTCCAAGAAGCCAAGACGCAGCTCTCGCGCCTGCTGCGCCGGGTCGAGGCCGGCGAGGAGATCGTCATCCGCCGGGGCCGCGAACCGGTCGCGATGCTCGTTCGCGTGCCGACGAGGCCGGGCAAGCGCCAGATCTGGGGCGACCTCGAGGGGGCGATGGCCGCCGACTTCGACGAGACCCCGGCGGACTTCGATCCCTACGCGTGA